One window from the genome of Thermus sediminis encodes:
- the nth gene encoding endonuclease III, with protein sequence MEAVACPKEAKGAKGARAQKILEALEKAYLEARTELRHENPFQLLVATVLSAQATDRSVNEATPALFARFPDPKALAEATPEEVEPFIQRIGLYRTKARNLVALAQRLLAEHGGEVPREKEALMRLPGVGWKTATVVLGAAFGIPGIAVDTHVARVSRRLCLSEAKVPERIGRDLEALFPKEKWVYLHHALVLHGRYVCTAKRPRCGACALFPYCPSREVP encoded by the coding sequence TTGGAAGCCGTGGCGTGCCCTAAGGAGGCCAAAGGGGCGAAAGGGGCGCGGGCCCAAAAGATCCTGGAGGCCCTAGAAAAGGCCTACCTGGAGGCCCGCACCGAGCTCCGCCACGAGAACCCCTTCCAGCTTCTCGTGGCCACGGTCCTCTCCGCCCAGGCCACGGATAGGAGCGTGAACGAGGCCACCCCAGCCCTCTTCGCCCGCTTTCCCGACCCCAAGGCCCTGGCGGAGGCCACCCCCGAGGAGGTGGAGCCCTTCATTCAGAGGATCGGCCTCTACCGGACCAAGGCCAGGAACCTGGTGGCCCTGGCCCAGAGGCTCCTGGCGGAGCACGGGGGGGAGGTGCCCAGGGAGAAGGAGGCCCTGATGCGCCTCCCCGGCGTGGGGTGGAAGACGGCCACCGTGGTCCTGGGGGCAGCCTTCGGGATTCCGGGGATCGCCGTGGACACCCACGTGGCCCGCGTGAGCAGGAGGCTTTGCCTCTCGGAGGCCAAGGTCCCGGAAAGGATTGGCCGTGACCTCGAGGCCCTCTTCCCCAAGGAGAAGTGGGTCTACCTCCACCACGCCCTGGTCCTCCACGGGCGGTACGTGTGCACCGCTAAAAGACCCAGGTGCGGGGCCTGCGCCCTCTTCCCCTACTGCCCCAGCCGGGAGGTCCCTTGA
- a CDS encoding PIN domain-containing protein, with product MPGGLEFVDTNVLVYAYDRAGGKKRARAIALLERLVAQRSLALSLQVLQEFYVVATRKLPVPLEPQVARQVLKDLGKARLHTPSLEDLLQAAELSEGHRLSFWDAMILQSARALGARVVWSEDLHPASYGSVRVENPFA from the coding sequence ATGCCCGGGGGGCTTGAGTTCGTGGACACCAACGTCTTGGTCTACGCCTACGACCGGGCCGGGGGGAAGAAGCGGGCTCGGGCCATCGCCCTCCTAGAGCGCCTCGTTGCCCAACGAAGCCTTGCCCTTTCCCTTCAGGTCCTGCAGGAGTTCTACGTAGTGGCCACCCGGAAGCTTCCCGTTCCCCTGGAGCCCCAGGTGGCCCGCCAGGTCCTGAAGGACCTGGGTAAGGCCAGGCTCCACACCCCTTCTTTGGAGGACCTCCTCCAGGCTGCGGAGCTTTCGGAGGGGCACCGCCTTTCCTTCTGGGACGCCATGATCCTGCAAAGCGCCAGGGCCTTAGGGGCCCGGGTGGTCTGGAGCGAGGACCTGCACCCCGCCTCCTATGGGAGCGTGCGGGTGGAAAACCCCTTTGCGTGA
- a CDS encoding MFS transporter has translation MRAAYRFLLAAFLFSFGANLVYFFLNFHLEALGYTRQAIGLAQAVLLLSGVAFALPLAYLIPRLGYLRSLYLAFLLTLLGVLLLGLGLLVFPGLALYGLAGALVQGAAAPLLARLVPEERRVAFFSLQAALTTASGFFSTLLAGYLSELFGARFVLLFALPFFLLGLPLIRGLPAGDGDRRPLRLSRRFLLWFRLFLPQVLIGFGAGLVIPFLNLYLKERFDLSYGATGFVFALSSLATGVAMLLQPLLVGRLGKLGAIVFVQALSLPFLAALAWAPWLPVVTFALLIRGALMNAAGPVYAALVMDYLEEEERPGFFLVETALWGLLFALGSALSGLVQGALGLLGFNYLFAATLTLYALGIALWPWAFRKRVD, from the coding sequence TTGAGGGCCGCCTACCGCTTCCTCCTGGCCGCCTTTCTCTTCTCCTTCGGGGCCAACCTGGTCTACTTTTTCCTCAACTTCCACCTCGAGGCCCTGGGCTACACCCGCCAGGCCATCGGCCTAGCCCAGGCCGTCCTCCTCCTCTCGGGGGTAGCCTTCGCCCTCCCCCTCGCCTACCTCATACCCCGGCTCGGGTACCTGCGAAGCCTCTACTTGGCCTTCCTCCTCACCCTCCTGGGGGTCCTCCTCCTGGGCCTAGGCCTTCTCGTCTTCCCTGGTCTCGCCCTATACGGCCTGGCAGGGGCCCTGGTCCAGGGGGCGGCAGCTCCCCTCCTCGCCCGCCTGGTCCCCGAGGAGCGACGGGTGGCCTTTTTCAGCCTCCAGGCAGCCCTCACCACGGCAAGCGGCTTCTTCTCCACCCTCCTTGCGGGCTACCTCTCCGAGCTCTTCGGGGCCCGCTTCGTCCTCCTCTTCGCCTTGCCCTTTTTCCTTTTGGGGCTTCCCCTCATCCGGGGTCTTCCCGCTGGGGACGGGGATAGGAGGCCCCTCAGGCTTTCCCGCCGCTTCCTCCTGTGGTTTAGGCTCTTCCTACCCCAGGTGCTCATTGGCTTCGGGGCGGGCCTCGTCATCCCCTTCTTGAACCTCTACCTGAAGGAGAGGTTCGACCTCAGCTACGGGGCCACGGGGTTCGTCTTCGCCCTCTCCTCCCTGGCCACAGGGGTGGCCATGCTCCTCCAGCCCCTCCTGGTGGGCCGCCTGGGGAAGCTTGGGGCCATCGTCTTCGTCCAAGCCCTCTCCCTACCCTTTCTGGCCGCCTTGGCCTGGGCCCCCTGGCTTCCCGTGGTCACCTTTGCCCTCCTCATCCGCGGGGCCCTCATGAACGCCGCCGGGCCGGTCTACGCCGCCTTGGTCATGGACTACCTAGAGGAGGAGGAGAGGCCCGGGTTCTTCCTGGTGGAAACCGCCCTTTGGGGCCTCCTCTTCGCCCTGGGGAGCGCCCTCTCCGGGCTGGTCCAGGGGGCCTTGGGGCTTTTGGGGTTCAACTACCTCTTCGCGGCCACCCTCACCCTCTACGCCCTGGGGATCGCCCTCTGGCCCTGGGCCTTCCGCAAGCGGGTAGACTGA
- a CDS encoding DHH family phosphoesterase, with the protein MDGNAPEPKYWEKMRLVAEVLKAVEGPIYIATHVDPDGDAIGSSLGLYRALKALGKEAHWVAEPPRFLRFLPKEEEYADPVDHLPPGATLVVLDSAEPSRVVGVPVEGFVINIDHHGTNPRFGQFAVVDPSKAATAQMVKDLIDLLGVAWTEEIATPVLTGILTDTGNFRFANTTPEVLRVAAELLGYGVKLPELTDRLQFRPPSYFRLLGQVLSTLALHFGGLLVTAHLPEEAAPEEDSDGFVGLIRYVEGSVVSAFLRRREEGVKVSLRSRGGVSAQNIALRLGGGGHVPAAGATLQGVDLDRAYEMVLEAVAEELRRAGYL; encoded by the coding sequence GTGGACGGCAACGCCCCCGAGCCCAAGTACTGGGAGAAGATGCGCCTGGTGGCCGAGGTGCTGAAGGCGGTGGAGGGCCCCATCTACATCGCCACCCACGTGGACCCCGATGGGGACGCCATCGGGAGCTCCCTGGGCCTCTACAGGGCCCTCAAGGCCTTGGGCAAGGAGGCCCATTGGGTGGCGGAGCCCCCCCGCTTCCTCCGCTTCCTGCCCAAGGAGGAGGAGTACGCTGACCCCGTGGACCACCTGCCCCCCGGGGCCACCCTGGTGGTCCTGGACAGCGCCGAGCCTTCCCGGGTGGTGGGGGTGCCGGTGGAGGGGTTCGTTATCAATATAGACCACCACGGCACCAACCCCCGCTTTGGCCAGTTCGCCGTCGTGGACCCCTCCAAGGCGGCCACGGCCCAGATGGTCAAGGACCTCATTGACCTCCTGGGGGTGGCGTGGACGGAGGAGATCGCCACCCCGGTCCTCACCGGCATCCTCACGGACACGGGCAACTTCCGCTTCGCCAACACCACCCCTGAGGTCCTAAGGGTGGCGGCGGAGCTTTTGGGCTACGGGGTGAAGCTTCCCGAGCTCACCGACCGCCTCCAGTTCCGCCCCCCCTCCTACTTCCGCCTCCTGGGCCAGGTCCTCTCCACCCTGGCCCTCCACTTTGGCGGCCTTTTGGTTACCGCCCACCTACCCGAGGAGGCGGCCCCGGAGGAGGACTCGGATGGTTTCGTGGGCCTCATCCGATACGTGGAGGGGAGCGTGGTCTCCGCCTTTTTGCGCAGGCGGGAAGAAGGGGTGAAGGTTTCCCTCCGCTCCCGGGGTGGGGTTTCCGCCCAGAACATCGCCCTGCGCCTGGGCGGGGGCGGGCACGTGCCCGCGGCGGGGGCCACCCTGCAGGGGGTGGACCTGGACCGGGCCTACGAGATGGTCCTCGAGGCCGTGGCCGAGGAGCTCAGGCGGGCGGGGTACCTCTAG
- the tmpR gene encoding bifunctional dihydropteridine reductase/dihydrofolate reductase TmpR: MRAALVTGSAKGIGRAILLALAREGYAVAVHYRTSEGLAEATRQEAEALGVRAIKVRADLTREEEVAHLVEEVRYHLGGIGVLVNNVGDYLYKPIEEVSLAEWRWILDTNLTATFLLTQRVLPLMVEQGFGRIVNLGYAGAQNLLARPHITPYVIAKTGVILYTKAIAKRFATAGITANVVAPGVAENSISKPIQEIPMGRLALLEEVARAVLFFVREPYLTGQVLEVAGGWNL; this comes from the coding sequence ATGAGGGCTGCCCTGGTCACGGGAAGCGCCAAGGGCATCGGCCGGGCCATCCTCCTGGCCCTGGCCCGGGAGGGCTATGCCGTGGCCGTCCACTACCGCACCTCCGAGGGGTTGGCCGAGGCCACCCGGCAGGAGGCGGAGGCCCTGGGGGTGAGGGCCATCAAGGTCCGGGCCGACCTCACCCGGGAGGAGGAGGTGGCCCATCTTGTGGAGGAGGTCCGCTACCACCTGGGGGGGATTGGGGTTCTGGTCAACAACGTGGGGGACTACCTCTATAAGCCCATAGAGGAGGTGAGCCTAGCGGAGTGGCGCTGGATCCTGGACACCAACCTCACCGCTACCTTCCTCCTCACCCAGAGGGTCCTCCCCCTCATGGTGGAGCAGGGCTTTGGCCGCATCGTGAACCTGGGGTATGCGGGGGCCCAGAACCTCCTGGCCCGGCCCCACATCACCCCTTACGTCATCGCCAAGACCGGGGTGATCCTCTACACCAAGGCCATCGCCAAGCGCTTCGCCACCGCGGGGATCACCGCCAACGTGGTGGCCCCTGGGGTGGCGGAGAACTCCATCTCCAAGCCCATCCAGGAGATCCCCATGGGCAGGCTGGCCCTCCTAGAGGAGGTCGCCCGGGCGGTCCTCTTTTTCGTCCGGGAGCCCTACCTCACGGGCCAGGTCCTGGAGGTGGCGGGGGGGTGGAACCTTTAG
- a CDS encoding Uma2 family endonuclease produces MLRHRLSLEEFQALLEKAPEGVRLELLNGEVYEMAPISSGHASLVTYLAKQLERLYGDRALVYVQNPLRLSQHSLPQPDLALLKPREDFYRARLPEPGDTLLVVEVSLSSRELDLKVKLPLYAQGAIPEVWLVEETGTLEVYREPRGSHYRHRLLLEPGEEVAPLLLGHPLLRWDPPRGTPPA; encoded by the coding sequence ATGCTCCGGCACCGCCTGAGCCTCGAGGAGTTCCAGGCCCTCCTGGAGAAGGCCCCGGAAGGGGTCCGCCTGGAACTCCTAAACGGCGAGGTGTACGAAATGGCCCCCATCAGCAGCGGGCACGCTAGCCTGGTCACCTATCTAGCCAAACAGCTGGAAAGGCTCTACGGGGACCGGGCTCTGGTCTACGTGCAAAACCCCTTGCGCCTTTCCCAGCACTCCCTTCCCCAGCCAGACCTGGCCCTGCTCAAGCCCCGGGAAGACTTTTACCGGGCCCGGCTCCCCGAGCCCGGGGACACCCTTTTGGTGGTGGAGGTGAGCCTCTCTAGCCGGGAGCTGGACCTCAAGGTGAAGCTCCCTCTGTATGCCCAAGGGGCCATCCCCGAGGTTTGGCTGGTGGAGGAAACGGGGACCCTGGAAGTGTACCGGGAGCCCCGGGGAAGCCACTACCGCCACCGCCTCCTCCTGGAGCCGGGGGAGGAGGTGGCCCCCCTTCTCCTCGGCCACCCCCTCCTGCGCTGGGACCCCCCTAGAGGTACCCCGCCCGCCTGA
- a CDS encoding 2,3-bisphosphoglycerate-independent phosphoglycerate mutase: MDLFPVLKELAQPSDSKILLVVLDGVGGLPLEPGGATELEAALTPNLDALAQEGALGLLTPVHPGLAPGSGPGHLALFGYDPFRYAVGRGALSALGLGADFREGDVALRGNFATLAEDGTVLDRRAGRPSTEENARVVAKLKEAIPRVEDVEVHFYTESEHRFLVVLRGAGLSDQVADTDPQKPGLRPLPPRALSPEAERTARVLNLLSERIREVLKGEPRLNGALFRGASGRPVFPKMGEVYGLRAAAIASYPMYKGLASLVGMEVLPVEGEGDALEGKVKALRENWDRCDFFYFHVKGTDAMGEDGNFLGKVEKIERFDALLPGILALRPTVLAITGDHSTPALLKGHSWHPVPLLLKAPYLRADEAGRFTEKEAQKGSLGHLRGVELMPLLLAHAGRLAKYGA, encoded by the coding sequence ATGGACCTTTTCCCCGTGCTCAAGGAGCTGGCGCAACCCTCGGACAGCAAGATCCTCCTGGTGGTCCTGGACGGGGTGGGGGGGCTCCCTCTGGAGCCCGGGGGGGCCACGGAGCTGGAGGCCGCCCTCACCCCCAACCTGGACGCCCTAGCCCAGGAGGGCGCCCTGGGCCTCCTCACCCCCGTCCACCCCGGCCTGGCTCCGGGCTCCGGCCCCGGCCACCTGGCCCTCTTCGGCTACGACCCCTTCCGCTACGCGGTGGGCCGGGGGGCCCTAAGCGCCCTGGGCCTGGGGGCGGACTTCCGGGAGGGGGATGTGGCCTTGAGGGGGAACTTCGCCACGCTAGCCGAGGACGGCACCGTCCTGGACCGCCGGGCGGGCCGCCCCTCCACCGAGGAGAACGCCCGGGTCGTGGCCAAGCTCAAGGAGGCCATTCCCCGGGTGGAGGACGTGGAGGTCCACTTCTATACGGAAAGCGAGCACCGCTTCCTGGTGGTCCTCCGCGGGGCAGGGCTCTCCGACCAGGTAGCGGACACCGACCCCCAGAAGCCGGGCCTAAGGCCCCTCCCTCCCCGGGCTCTAAGCCCGGAGGCAGAGAGGACCGCTAGAGTCTTGAACCTCCTCTCGGAGCGCATCCGGGAGGTCCTAAAGGGGGAGCCCAGGCTGAACGGGGCCCTTTTCCGCGGGGCCTCGGGAAGGCCCGTCTTCCCCAAGATGGGGGAGGTCTACGGCCTGAGGGCGGCCGCCATCGCCAGCTACCCCATGTACAAGGGCCTGGCCAGCCTGGTGGGCATGGAGGTCCTCCCCGTGGAGGGGGAAGGGGACGCCCTCGAGGGCAAGGTGAAGGCCCTGCGGGAGAACTGGGACCGGTGCGACTTCTTCTACTTCCACGTGAAGGGGACGGACGCCATGGGCGAGGACGGGAACTTCCTTGGCAAGGTGGAGAAGATAGAGCGCTTTGACGCCCTCCTTCCCGGGATCCTGGCCCTCAGGCCCACGGTGCTCGCCATCACCGGAGACCACTCCACCCCCGCCCTCCTCAAGGGCCACTCCTGGCACCCCGTGCCCCTCCTCCTCAAGGCTCCCTACCTGCGGGCCGACGAGGCCGGGCGCTTCACGGAAAAGGAGGCCCAGAAGGGAAGCCTGGGCCACCTCCGGGGCGTGGAGCTCATGCCCCTCCTCCTGGCCCACGCCGGGCGGCTCGCCAAGTACGGGGCCTAA
- the proS gene encoding proline--tRNA ligase — protein sequence MAKEKGLTPQSQDFSEWYLEVIQRAELADYGPVRGTVVVRPYGYAIWENIQGVLDRMFKETGHQNAYFPLFIPMSFLKKEAEHVEGFSPELAVVTHAGGEELEEPLAVRPTSETVIGYMWSRWIKSYRDLPQLLNQWGNVVRWELRTRPFLRTSEFLWQEGHTAHATKEEAEEEVRRMLAIYAKLAREHAAIPVIEGLKTEKEKFAGAVYTTTIEAMMRDGKALQSGTSHYLGENFARAFGIKFQDKDLEVKYVHTTSWGLSWRFLGAIIMTHGDDRGLILPPRLAPIQVVLVPIYKEESRERVLEAAFGLKKALSARGLRVHLDDRDQYTPGYKFHEWELKGVPFRVELGPKDLEGGQAVLASRLGGKEPLPLAALPEVLPERLDAFHQALYQRALDFRESRTRKVDGYEALKEAVQEGFALAFHCGDKACERLIQEETTATVRCVPFEGEEGTGACVRCGRPGAYGKRVVFAKAY from the coding sequence ATGGCGAAGGAGAAGGGCCTCACCCCTCAGAGCCAAGACTTCAGCGAGTGGTACCTCGAGGTCATCCAAAGGGCGGAGCTCGCCGACTACGGCCCCGTCCGGGGCACCGTCGTGGTCAGGCCCTACGGCTACGCCATCTGGGAGAACATCCAGGGGGTCCTGGACCGCATGTTCAAGGAGACGGGCCACCAGAACGCCTACTTCCCCCTCTTCATCCCCATGAGCTTTCTCAAGAAGGAGGCGGAGCACGTGGAGGGCTTCTCCCCCGAGCTCGCCGTGGTGACCCACGCCGGGGGGGAGGAGCTGGAGGAGCCCCTGGCGGTGCGCCCCACCTCGGAGACGGTGATCGGCTACATGTGGTCCAGGTGGATCAAAAGTTACCGGGACCTGCCCCAGCTCCTCAACCAGTGGGGGAACGTGGTGCGCTGGGAGCTTCGCACGAGGCCTTTCCTCCGCACGAGCGAGTTCCTCTGGCAGGAGGGGCACACCGCCCACGCCACCAAGGAGGAGGCCGAGGAGGAGGTGCGGCGGATGCTCGCCATCTACGCCAAGCTCGCCCGGGAGCACGCGGCCATCCCCGTCATAGAGGGCCTCAAGACCGAGAAGGAGAAGTTCGCCGGGGCGGTCTACACCACCACCATTGAGGCCATGATGCGGGACGGCAAGGCCCTCCAGTCCGGTACCAGCCACTACCTGGGGGAGAACTTCGCCCGGGCCTTCGGGATCAAGTTCCAGGACAAGGACCTCGAGGTGAAGTACGTGCACACCACGAGCTGGGGGCTTTCCTGGCGCTTCCTCGGGGCCATCATCATGACCCACGGGGACGATAGGGGCCTCATCCTCCCGCCCCGCCTGGCCCCCATCCAGGTGGTCCTCGTGCCCATCTATAAGGAGGAGAGCCGGGAAAGGGTCCTGGAGGCGGCCTTTGGGCTCAAGAAGGCCCTTTCTGCCCGGGGCCTCCGGGTCCACCTGGACGACCGGGACCAGTACACCCCTGGGTACAAGTTCCACGAGTGGGAGCTCAAGGGGGTGCCCTTCCGGGTGGAGCTGGGGCCCAAGGACCTGGAAGGGGGCCAGGCGGTGCTGGCCAGCCGCCTAGGGGGAAAGGAACCCCTTCCTCTTGCGGCCTTGCCCGAGGTCCTGCCCGAACGGTTGGACGCCTTCCACCAGGCCCTGTACCAGCGGGCCCTGGACTTCCGCGAGAGCAGAACCCGCAAGGTGGACGGCTACGAGGCCCTCAAGGAGGCGGTGCAGGAGGGCTTTGCCCTGGCCTTCCACTGCGGGGACAAGGCCTGCGAGAGGCTCATCCAGGAGGAGACCACCGCCACCGTCCGCTGCGTCCCCTTTGAGGGAGAGGAGGGGACGGGGGCCTGCGTGCGCTGCGGCCGGCCTGGCGCCTATGGCAAGCGGGTGGTCTTCGCCAAGGCCTACTGA
- a CDS encoding molybdopterin molybdotransferase MoeA, which yields MRTNLSVEEALERVLLEAKGELGVETLPLGEAFGRVLAEDLASTVDHPDQDDTAIDGYACREEDTLSASPERPVRLRVIGEAPAGKPFLGEVGKGEAVAIYTGAPIPRGADAVVRVEDTRREGEEVLLFAPASPKDIRPKGDDLRRGEVYLRRGDLLTPGRLGLAAAMGHPRVRVYRRPRVGILSTGDEVVEPGEPLPYGGVYNSNAFSLLGLVLEAGGEPVLLGKVPDDPEAVLGRLEEAGPLDLLLTSGGVSMGEYDVVRQVLEEKGEVVFWKVRQQPGGPLLFARLGGLPVLGLPGNPVSSMVTFFLYGRPFLFRLLRRTEPPYGSLRARAETPFKGAKGKKVFRRGILSLAGGASVRTTGNQSSGVLRSMAFGNALVVLPPDQDAAEGEEVEVIPLTFVP from the coding sequence ATGCGGACGAACCTTAGCGTAGAGGAGGCCCTGGAGCGGGTCCTTTTGGAGGCCAAGGGGGAGCTTGGCGTGGAGACCCTGCCCCTGGGGGAGGCCTTTGGCCGGGTCCTGGCCGAGGACCTGGCCTCCACCGTGGACCACCCCGACCAGGACGACACCGCCATAGACGGCTATGCCTGCCGGGAGGAGGACACCCTTTCCGCCTCCCCCGAGCGCCCAGTGCGCCTTAGGGTGATCGGGGAGGCCCCGGCGGGGAAGCCCTTCCTGGGGGAAGTGGGGAAGGGGGAGGCGGTGGCCATTTACACCGGGGCCCCCATCCCCAGGGGGGCGGACGCGGTGGTCCGGGTGGAGGACACCCGAAGGGAAGGGGAGGAGGTCCTCCTCTTTGCCCCGGCGAGCCCTAAGGACATCCGCCCCAAAGGGGACGACCTCCGGCGGGGGGAGGTCTACCTGAGGCGGGGGGACCTCCTCACCCCCGGAAGGCTAGGCCTGGCGGCGGCCATGGGCCATCCCCGGGTCCGGGTCTACCGGCGGCCTAGGGTGGGCATCCTCTCCACTGGGGACGAGGTGGTGGAGCCCGGGGAGCCCCTGCCCTACGGGGGGGTCTACAACTCCAACGCCTTTAGCCTCCTGGGCCTGGTCCTCGAGGCCGGGGGGGAGCCCGTCCTCCTGGGCAAGGTGCCGGACGACCCCGAGGCGGTCCTCGGGAGGCTGGAGGAGGCGGGCCCTTTGGACCTCCTCCTCACCTCTGGGGGGGTTTCCATGGGGGAGTACGATGTGGTGCGCCAGGTCCTGGAGGAGAAGGGGGAGGTGGTCTTCTGGAAGGTGCGCCAGCAGCCCGGGGGGCCCCTGCTCTTCGCCCGTCTTGGGGGGCTTCCCGTCTTGGGCCTCCCCGGGAACCCGGTCTCCAGCATGGTCACCTTCTTCCTCTATGGGAGGCCCTTCCTCTTCCGCCTCCTGAGGCGCACGGAACCCCCTTACGGCTCCCTGAGGGCCAGGGCGGAGACCCCCTTCAAGGGGGCCAAGGGGAAGAAGGTCTTCCGCCGGGGCATCCTTTCCCTTGCCGGGGGGGCCAGTGTCCGCACCACCGGGAACCAAAGTAGCGGGGTCTTGCGCTCCATGGCCTTCGGCAACGCTCTGGTGGTCCTCCCCCCGGACCAGGATGCGGCGGAGGGCGAGGAGGTGGAGGTTATCCCCTTGACTTTTGTGCCCTAG
- a CDS encoding DUF6364 family protein has protein sequence MGRNLTLRLPEDLVRRAREVALKRGQSLNAFVEELLRQALAEEGPEEAMARQLSWMRQGLFSSEGQALPSREERHARGA, from the coding sequence ATGGGCCGGAACCTGACCCTGCGGCTTCCCGAGGACCTGGTGCGCCGGGCGCGGGAGGTGGCCCTGAAGCGGGGCCAGAGTCTAAACGCCTTCGTGGAGGAGCTTCTCCGGCAGGCTTTGGCCGAGGAGGGCCCGGAGGAGGCCATGGCCCGCCAGCTCTCCTGGATGCGCCAAGGGCTCTTCTCCAGCGAGGGCCAGGCCTTGCCTTCCCGGGAGGAGCGGCATGCCCGGGGGGCTTGA